The Henckelia pumila isolate YLH828 chromosome 2, ASM3356847v2, whole genome shotgun sequence genome includes a window with the following:
- the LOC140883825 gene encoding norbelladine synthase-like: MFGTASDEREVCVPASEAWKVYRGLLLAKIAGESLPEFISKTVVIMGDGGVGTILEVFFTSGTPGPASYKEKFTVVDDARRVKETEVVEGGFLDLGFKYYRVRLEVIEKEDKNRCITKSTIGYEVNEEAAANAAFASIKSLTDLMESVANYLLKNHNKDISGANA; encoded by the exons atgtttggaaCAGCTAGCGATGAGAGGGAAGTATGTGTACCAGCAAGCGAAGCATGGAAAGTGTACCGAGGCCTGCTGCTAGCCAAGATCGCCGGCGAATCGCTGCCGGAGTTCATCAGTAAGACCGTCGTCATCATGGGCGACGGAGGTGTCGGAACAATCCTCGAAGTCTTCTTCACTTCAG GGACGCCGGGACCAGCCTCTTACAAGGAGAAGTTCACGGTGGTGGACGATGCGAGGCGCGTGAAGGAGACGGAGGTGGTGGAGGGTGGGTTTCTCGACCTAGGTTTCAAATATTATCGTGTTCGGCTAGAGGTGATCGAGAAGGAAGACAAGAATCGTTGCATAACGAAATCAACCATAGGGTACGAGGTCAACGAGGAGGCGGCCGCCAACGCCGCTTTCGCGTCCATAAAATCGTTAACTGACTTGATGGAATCCGTTGCCAATTATCTACTCAAGAATCATAACAAAGATATTTCCGGTGCTAATGCTTAA